The proteins below are encoded in one region of Berryella intestinalis:
- a CDS encoding homocysteine S-methyltransferase family protein has product MPDISLRFNRDMLVVSSPVENVLARQGVDMQRDLLYLALMEPEGLVDALRLDLLAGAQCLVVPTASLTPARLAQISAADQGARVARALFDLVRELNPQHILAEVGPCGLPLDASSKASLNEHRAQYARAACDLEPLGIDAVFLNGFSRITELKCALMGFAQVMDTPLFASVNVDGEGNLAASDEPLEGALSAMADLGAAVGGFATAAPAERAAALTRRARAATDLPLMAQLSVGSRDGRSDAAYVSPDAMVTAAAHLHAAGAQFVRASGEATPAYTGALVAAVTGLDVLDR; this is encoded by the coding sequence ATGCCCGATATCTCGCTTCGCTTCAACCGCGATATGCTGGTTGTATCCTCCCCGGTGGAAAACGTGCTGGCCCGACAGGGCGTCGATATGCAGCGCGATCTTCTCTACCTGGCCCTCATGGAGCCCGAAGGGCTCGTCGACGCGCTGAGGCTCGATCTTTTGGCTGGGGCGCAGTGCCTGGTCGTGCCCACCGCATCCCTCACACCCGCCCGCCTGGCCCAGATATCGGCGGCCGACCAGGGAGCCCGCGTCGCCCGCGCCCTGTTCGACCTGGTACGGGAGCTGAATCCCCAGCATATCCTCGCGGAGGTCGGTCCGTGCGGTCTGCCGTTGGACGCGTCATCGAAGGCGTCGCTGAACGAGCATCGCGCGCAGTACGCCCGCGCGGCTTGCGATCTGGAACCGCTTGGGATCGATGCGGTGTTCCTGAACGGGTTTTCCCGCATAACGGAGCTTAAGTGCGCTCTTATGGGGTTCGCCCAGGTTATGGACACGCCGTTGTTCGCATCCGTCAACGTTGACGGCGAAGGGAACCTCGCCGCTTCGGACGAGCCGCTCGAAGGCGCGCTTTCCGCTATGGCCGACCTCGGGGCCGCGGTCGGCGGGTTCGCGACCGCCGCGCCGGCGGAGCGCGCGGCGGCGCTCACTCGCCGCGCCCGCGCCGCAACCGACCTTCCCCTGATGGCTCAGCTGTCGGTCGGCTCCCGAGACGGCCGCTCCGATGCGGCCTACGTGTCTCCCGACGCGATGGTGACCGCCGCGGCGCATCTGCATGCCGCCGGGGCCCAGTTCGTCCGTGCGTCGGGCGAGGCGACTCCGGCCTACACCGGTGCGCTGGTCGCCGCCGTCACCGGCCTGGACGTTCTCGATCGATAG